TGTCTCATGATTTCGAACATCGTCAATATTGCGCGTTCGCTGGGCATCGATCTGATTGTCGAAGGTGTGGAAAACGAGCGTCAGCTCGATTGGCTTCGTCATTTTGTCCCGCTCAGTGCGCAAGGCTATTTGTTTTCTCGACCGGTGGAAATCGAACAGCTGGATTTGCTAATTGCCCGGTTCGGTATTTGCCAATAAAGACGAGGTAAATGAGAAACACCAAAACGAGATAGTTAATAGGTTAAATAGCTATACATAATATATCGACGATCAGAAGGTTTTCGTACGGCAGGATCGTCGGAGTACTATAGAATCACCGGGTTCTCGCGGTGATTCCGAAACGCATGAACGGATGGCCGTACGCCCCAACCGGCAGTAGACCGGGGGAGGGAGCGCGGGCTGTCAACGGCCCGCCATTGTTGGGGTAGACAATGGCGTGGCAGCAGGGATCCGAAGGCGCGGGGCGCGACAAGCCGAGGGTCGGAAACGAGGGAAAGAGTTTGACGCGCAGACCAGAATTGGCGGGAATTCGCTGGCACAACGAATGCCGGTCGCGACCAGAAGTTCTGTCCGGGGAAGTGACAGAAGCGCGATTCCAATTGAAGCGGGTACTTTGCCAACGTAATAAGTGAAAAATATTAGAACGAGCGTTTGATTTTCGGATGAGGATAAGGCATTGGCTTTATGCCGCCTGCGTCTCGGTCGGCGTGCTGGTCGCCTGCTGGGTTGCGGCGGATCGCACTGCCACGTCGCTGGTGGGCGATAAGCTTGCGCAAAGCGTCGACGCCGGGCAAATCGTGGCCGATCGCGTCGCCGACGGGATGGTGCATGCCATCAACACGGATTTGTCGATGGTGCGCGCGATTCCCTCGACGCTGGCCGATGTCGACTTGCTGCGCGAGGTCGTGCCCGCAGCGGGAGGCAAGCCGGCTGCGGCGGACGTCGTGGAGCGCGCGAACGAATTCCTGCGCGGCGCACAAAGCTACTTTGGCGTCGACCGCGTGTGGGTTATCGACGCGAGCGGCGTGTGTGTCGCGGCCAGCAACTACCGGGACGTCCCGTCACCGCTCGGCGGATCTGTGGCCGACATGCCTTATGTCACGAACGCGCTGCTCGGCGATCGTTTCGAGCGCTACGCATCGGGTTGGGAACACCAGGCGCCGGGTCTTTATTTCAGCGCACCGATGTACCGTGACGGATTGCTGATCGGCGTGGTCATGACCAAGATTGGTCTCACCCGTCTGCGCCACTGGGTCGGCAGCGGCGAATCGTTCGTGACCGACGGCAACGGCGTCGTCATCATGGCCAACGACCCGCGCTTCGAAAACAGCTTCATGATCGACGGCAAGCTCGGCTCGCTCTCCGACACCGAGCGGCAGGCGCTTTATCAGCGCAACGACTTCGCACCCATGCCGATTTCGCAATTCAAACGTGCGCCGGGCCGCTCGAACGCCTGGGTGCCGCAGGAATTGCTGGACCGGATGTCGGAGTTCAACGATCTGCGCAAGCCTTTCGTGATTTCGTCGCGCCCGAGTGCGAGTAACGATCTGATCGTCTATGCGGTGGAAGGCGTCGATGCGTGGGATGCGCTCACGCGTCAGCATGCCAAGGACCTGGCATTGTGCTTCCTGCTGTATCTGGGGGGCGCGATCATCGTGGCGCTGGTCGTCTGGACGTATTGGCGCGAGCGGACGCAGCACCGTGAGATGCGTCAATCGAACGAGGAATTGCGCGCGGCGAACAACCAACTGGCTTTTGAGGCCAGCTACGACGAACTCACGGGCAGCCTGACCCGTCGTTACTTCTTTCATCGCTTCGAGCAATTGCTGGAAGCCGCCCAACGCAAGAACGAGCCGATGAGCCTCATCGTCGCCGACCTCGACCACTTCAAGACGATCAACGACACCTATGGACATGCCATTGGCGACCAGGTGCTGTGCCGTTTCGTGCTGGTGTGTTCTTCGACGTTGCGTGGCGACGATCTGATCGGACGCATCGGCGGTGAGGAATTCGCCATCCTGCTGCCGGGCGCGAGTGAACGCGATGCGCTGCGTGTGGCCGACCGGATTCGCGAGCGTTGCAAGCGTGAATCGGTCGAAGGGAGCGAGCCGCCGCTGCAATTCTCCGCGAGCTTCGGTATTACAGAGTGGCAGGACTCGGATTCACCGATGAATATGGTCGAGCGCGCAGACATGGCGTTGTATCGCGCCAAGCGCGCCGGGCGTGACCGTTGCTGGGTGTTCTGATCCGCGCAAAGCGCTCAGTGCGGGTCATTCAATCCGGATGTCGCGACGACGGCATCCCTACGTGCATCGCATCCGCTGGATTTCGCCGTCGTTACCAATGTCACGTTTGGTAACCAAAGAGCGTGCACGCATTCCGCATTTCGCGGGAACTCTCCTGTCTAATGAATCAAGCAGGTGCGATCGGGATCGACGCAGAATCGACGGCATCGGTCGCCGTCGCACCGGATTCCATCGATTCGTGCGGGAGAGATCAACGTGAAACGCAGACTGATGTTGGCAGGCGGCGCTGCCGTCGCCATGTTGCTGGGAGGTTGCGTGGCGGTGCCGTATGGCGCGCCCGCATATGGCGGCGCATATGACAACGGATACGCTTATGCCCCGGGCTACTACGCGCCGGGTCACGCGGTCGCACCCGCACCGGTCGTGACGGTGGGCGTGGGTGGGTATTACGGCGGGGGCTACTACCGTGGCTGGCATGGCCGCGGTTGGGGCCGTGGATGGGGATGGCATCACTAAAGCCGTAGCGATGCATTAAAACGGCGAGTGTTGCACCGTCTCCCCAGTCGGATGACCCGGTTGCCGCCTGGCGCAGCGACCGGGCTTTCGGCTTCAGAACTCCGACAGCGCGAAGTCTTCTTTGGACACGTCACATTCCGGGCAGCGCCAGTCGGCGGGCACATCAGCCCAGCGGGTGCCGGGGGCGAGGCCGTCGTCCGGTGCGCCTTCGGCTTCGTTGTAAATCCAGCCGCAAATCAGGCAGATCCAGCTCTTGAATTCAGTCGGGGTGTCCAGCGTGGTGGTCATGATCTTGGGTCAACAGGGAAAACGTGCGCGACCCGCATTGTAAGGCACGCGCGCGACAACGTCCCGCTCGGGCGCGCGCGTGTGCGCACGAACTTAATCTAAATCAATCGGAAAGCATCGGGATAGTCGACGCGTTGGCCGTCGACCGATGCCGGGCGAGCGGATGCAGAAGGGGCATGCGCCGGCGAAGGGCCGACGCAGCAGGCGTTACCAGTGAATCTGGTTGAGGAAGATGGGGGCCATCTGCGCCAGCGAGTTCAGCAGGGACATGGCGGTGTCGCGGTGCGACACTTCCTTCCACAAGCGGCTTTCCTTGACCACACGGTCACGGTCCTCGGATGTTTGGACGTCCGGTTCGCGCAGGCGCTTGATCAGATCGATGACGGAGGCACGGTCGACGGTTTCGGTGACCGAGTGGTGTGCCAGCAGCTCATCCAGATGCACGCGCTCGGCTTCGGTCACGGGGCCCCCGACGGGGTCGGGTTGCCCGGTCTGGCGGGCGTTGGCATCGGCGGACGTAGCGTTCACGGACGGCTTGTCGGATTGGGTCATACGAGACGTTCTCCCCAAAAGTCACTGAAAAGATGCATTGCGATGCGTCGCATGACTCCATCATAGGCCGATTCACCGGGGCTGCGAACCCTCTGCGACTGTTGCGGGTGCCTTCGTTACTCACGCCGCGACCCGAGGGGGCGACGCCGTCTGATCGCATGTCAAACCCGTGACGTTTCCGCACAGAAGCGGCGCAAAACGTCAAGCGTAAAAAATTTGTCCAATGCTGATGCCGAAACGGGCAATCCTCTTGACAGCGTGTAACGACGGGCGTTTTGAGAGGGTGGTGTCAGGTTATCCAGTGGGTTATCCACAGAAGTTGTGGGTAACTCAAGGGGGACGATACGGATCTCGGCAGGCGTCATTGCCGTGACCCGCACGTGAACGGTTACCGCAGCAGCGGACGAAGCATGAGCAGCGCAAAGAACAGCGCGACGCCGACCGGCAGCAATCCCGTAAAGAAGGCGGGCCACGGCGCGCGTCCGCGACGACGAGCGCCGAATGAGGAGATCAGTCCGGCGCACAGGCACAGTACGCCGACACCCCAGGTGGGATTGGGGCTCTTGAGCACCCAGGCAGCCGCCGCCAGCAGGCCGATCCAGGCCAGCGGAATGGCGCCCGGCGGGGGCGGCGACACATCGGCTGCCGGTTTGTTACGGGCGTTACCCGTGGCGTTGGCGGAGGTCTTCTGGGGCTCGGGAATCTTGGCGGACATTGCGTTTTGGGAGAATCAGGAAGCACGACGGCTACGTGCACAACCGGCGCGTGAAAGTCGCAGCATAACAAACGCGGCGGCCCGTCGCTCAGGACGTCACGCCGTGCAAGGTCAGTGTCCCTGGATGATGTGACGGTGCATGCGCACCGGCAGCGGGCGTGTCGACATACCAGACGGAGGTCGAGTCGACGTCGCGCGTCGGTGCGAACGCTGGCGGCGTCGCGCAGCGATCATCCAGATCGACGTACTGTTTGGTCGGCGGGCTCACGCGCGAGGTGAAGATGAAGGCCCTCGTGGCGCCGGAAACGTCACGTACTGCCGCGTCCGGCAACGCTCGGACCGCCACGCACGGCTGGTGAAACGGATCGGTGGGTTTCGCGGTGGACGGTGGCATCGATTGCGCATGGACGTGCGGGGCGGCCATCGTGGCCAGCAGACCGATCGCCAGCAGCGTGAGCCATCGGAGCATGTCCGGACGACGCCATCCGTCGTGATTCGGCGGGCAACCACCAGGCGGACGAATGCGCGTGCAGGGTGTGACGTGTCTCGGCGGCATGATGGGCTCCGTCGGGGCAATCGTGAAGGGGCGCTTTGCGAACGGTGGGGACGTTGCGCGGCGTTTCCTCTGCCTTAAGCCAATATCGTGCCGGAGTTGCTAAGTGGATGATTTTGCGTGGATTGTTGGCGTGCGCAAGCGGCACGACATCCGATGCGGGCATCAAGTGTTGCAGTTCCGAAACGTGCACCTGAGAATTGACGTCAACGGGTCCGGGATAGGGCCATTCTCCGACTTCTCGAATACTGTATATAATTACAGTATTCCACTCCACGGCGAGACACGACATCTCATGAAAGCCAACTATTCCATCGCCGACATCGAGCAGGCGATCAACTACTGGACCAGTCATCAGGCCGCGGACAGCAACCTGTCGCTGTGTCCGGCAGCGCGCGTGTTGGCGAACATCTACGGCGAGATGATCTATCGCCGCGCGACGAGTGTGGCGGCCGATGCGCTCAACGGCGAGCAGAGCCAGGCCATCGAGACGGCGCTGCATCAGATGGAATTGGGGCTGGCGCCTTGATTCAGGATTGAACAGGGTCGGGCGAGCGTCGCTGAGCGGACCAGCGTTCGAGCCAGCGTTCCAGATCGCCAGCACTCAGCGCGGGGGAGAACAGATACCCCTGCGCCACGCGATAGCCCTGCGCGACCAGCAAGTCGCGCTGGGCTTCGTCTTCCACCCCTTCGGCCACCACCGTGAGATGCAGGTTGCGACCGATGCTGATGATCGCATTGGTCAGCGCACGTACCGTTTCGTCGCGCGCAATGTCGTGCACGAAGCTGCGGTCGAGTTTCAGTTCCGAAACCGGCAGTCGGCGCAGATAGCCGAGACTCGAATACCCGGTGCCGAAGTCGTCCATCGATAGTCGCACGCCCAGGTTGTGGACTTCCTCGATGATGCGCAGCGTGCTGGGGTTGTGATCCATCAGCACGCTTTCCGTGATTTCGATGGCCAGGCACGACGGCGGTAGTTCGTGATCGGCCAGCGCTTCGGCAATCGTGCGCGGCAGATCGTGATCGTGGAAATTGGTCGGCGACAGGTTGACCGACACATTGCCGATACCGACATCGCGTCGTCGCCAGTCGGCCAGTTGACGGCACGATTCGCGTAGCGTCCACGTGCCCAGCTCGCCAATCAGGCCGCATTCCTCTGCCAGCGCGATGAAGCGCGACGGCGGCACCTCGCCGTACTGCGGGTGCGTCCAGCGGGTGAGCGCTTCCGCACCATACACCGACTCGTCGAGCAGATTGATCTGCGGCTGGTAGAACAACTGCAGCTTGCCCAGACGCAGCGCGTCGCGCATGGCGGTCTCAAGCTCCAGCCGTTCCTGCGCGTGGACGTTCATGTCCTCGTGGTAAAAACGCACGCTCCCCGGGCTCGTCATCTTCGCCTGATACATCGCCATGTCCGCGCGTTGCAGCAGGATGTCGAATTCCCGTCCGTGGTTCGGATACAGGCTGATGCCGAAGCTGCCTGACGGCACGAGCGTTACGCCGTCAACCTGACACGGAGCGGTGAGTGCCGTGCGCATGCGCTCGATCGCGATGTCGAGCCGTTCGGGATCGCATTCGGTGAGCACGGCGACGAACTCGTCGCCCGAGAGCCGCGCCACGATATCCGCGCCACGCAGCGAACGGCGCAGGCGCTGGGCAATCGTGCGTAGCAGTACGTCGCCTGCCTGATGGCCGAGCGAATCGTTGATCTGCTTGAAACGATCCAGATCGATGAAGATGACCGCCATACGCGTGTTCAGCTCTGCCGCACTCGCGATGGCCTGTGCGGCGAGCACGCCGAGCATGCTGCGATTGGGTAGCCCGGTCAGGCTGTCGGAGAACGCCAGTTGACGGATGCGTGTGCGCGATTCGTCGCGCTCGAAGGCGAGTTTGCACAGATGCACGCAGACATCGACCAGCCGCTCGTGCAAGGCGTCCGGGCCGCGTGTAGTGCGGTAGTAGAACGCGAGCACGCCGAGCACCCGGCCGTCGTTCGCGATGATCGGCATCGCCCACGAGGCCGCCAGCCCGAACTCGGTCGCCATCTCGCGATATTCGGCCCAGCGCGGATCGTTGGCGATGTCGGTCACGATCACCGGCCGCGCCAGAAATGCCGCTGTCCCGCACGTGCCTACGCTCGGGCCGATGGCGATGCCATCGATGGTCTGGTGATATTGCGCGGGCAGACTGGGTCCGGCTTGCGGCCGCAGCTTGCCTTCGGCATCCACCCGCACGACCGAGGCCATGACTTCGGGCGCGATCTGCTCCAGTTCGCGGCATATGAGAGTCAGCACTTCGACGAGCGGTGCATCGCGCACCATCGCGGCCAGCGCCTTGTGTTGCAGCACTTCCTGAATCTTCGATTGCGTGATGTCCGTGAACAGCACCACCGCGTTCACGAGCTTGCCCTGTGCGTCGAGAATCGGGTTCGTCACGACGGAGACCCACAGCGGTTGGCGCTGCGCGGTGCGCACCAGCACTTCGCAATGGCAACTGCGGCTGTCGTGGGCGGAGACGAGGCACCCGGAGAGGGCTTGTTTGACCTCGATCGCCGCTGCGCCGCTCGCGAATTCGTCCATCGGGCTCTCAGTGGACGAGGCGTGCACCGACTGGCCGACGACCTCGCTCGCCGCGTAGCCGAGCATGCGGGTGAAGCCGGCGTTCACGTAACAGACGCGGCGCTGGGCGTCAGTGATGAGGACGGCGTTGTCCGTCTCGTCGACGCCGAGCGAGAGCAAATGTAAACGCGCATCGTCGGCGGCCTGACGCGCCACGCGGGCCGTCACATCGACCGCCAGCTTGATCACACAGGTGAGC
This window of the Pandoraea sputorum genome carries:
- a CDS encoding sensor domain-containing diguanylate cyclase — encoded protein: MRIRHWLYAACVSVGVLVACWVAADRTATSLVGDKLAQSVDAGQIVADRVADGMVHAINTDLSMVRAIPSTLADVDLLREVVPAAGGKPAAADVVERANEFLRGAQSYFGVDRVWVIDASGVCVAASNYRDVPSPLGGSVADMPYVTNALLGDRFERYASGWEHQAPGLYFSAPMYRDGLLIGVVMTKIGLTRLRHWVGSGESFVTDGNGVVIMANDPRFENSFMIDGKLGSLSDTERQALYQRNDFAPMPISQFKRAPGRSNAWVPQELLDRMSEFNDLRKPFVISSRPSASNDLIVYAVEGVDAWDALTRQHAKDLALCFLLYLGGAIIVALVVWTYWRERTQHREMRQSNEELRAANNQLAFEASYDELTGSLTRRYFFHRFEQLLEAAQRKNEPMSLIVADLDHFKTINDTYGHAIGDQVLCRFVLVCSSTLRGDDLIGRIGGEEFAILLPGASERDALRVADRIRERCKRESVEGSEPPLQFSASFGITEWQDSDSPMNMVERADMALYRAKRAGRDRCWVF
- a CDS encoding rubredoxin, with product MTTTLDTPTEFKSWICLICGWIYNEAEGAPDDGLAPGTRWADVPADWRCPECDVSKEDFALSEF
- a CDS encoding DUF3717 domain-containing protein, with amino-acid sequence MKANYSIADIEQAINYWTSHQAADSNLSLCPAARVLANIYGEMIYRRATSVAADALNGEQSQAIETALHQMELGLAP
- a CDS encoding EAL domain-containing protein, with the protein product MVVPGSPSVTGATPAPGREALLEALDRSLGTLTLTPDGLIADVNDKFLGVFGYTRDQLIGKPHAILCNPADPTCGDAFAQVLSTLRSHTDQVRRLRHDGSTVWLEATYNPIFDDDGKLTCVIKLAVDVTARVARQAADDARLHLLSLGVDETDNAVLITDAQRRVCYVNAGFTRMLGYAASEVVGQSVHASSTESPMDEFASGAAAIEVKQALSGCLVSAHDSRSCHCEVLVRTAQRQPLWVSVVTNPILDAQGKLVNAVVLFTDITQSKIQEVLQHKALAAMVRDAPLVEVLTLICRELEQIAPEVMASVVRVDAEGKLRPQAGPSLPAQYHQTIDGIAIGPSVGTCGTAAFLARPVIVTDIANDPRWAEYREMATEFGLAASWAMPIIANDGRVLGVLAFYYRTTRGPDALHERLVDVCVHLCKLAFERDESRTRIRQLAFSDSLTGLPNRSMLGVLAAQAIASAAELNTRMAVIFIDLDRFKQINDSLGHQAGDVLLRTIAQRLRRSLRGADIVARLSGDEFVAVLTECDPERLDIAIERMRTALTAPCQVDGVTLVPSGSFGISLYPNHGREFDILLQRADMAMYQAKMTSPGSVRFYHEDMNVHAQERLELETAMRDALRLGKLQLFYQPQINLLDESVYGAEALTRWTHPQYGEVPPSRFIALAEECGLIGELGTWTLRESCRQLADWRRRDVGIGNVSVNLSPTNFHDHDLPRTIAEALADHELPPSCLAIEITESVLMDHNPSTLRIIEEVHNLGVRLSMDDFGTGYSSLGYLRRLPVSELKLDRSFVHDIARDETVRALTNAIISIGRNLHLTVVAEGVEDEAQRDLLVAQGYRVAQGYLFSPALSAGDLERWLERWSAQRRSPDPVQS